One Lytechinus pictus isolate F3 Inbred chromosome 11, Lp3.0, whole genome shotgun sequence genomic window, AAGCAAGTCTAAATTACTCCTATGATCCATTTGAAGGGGGTAAGGCCGACATGTTACCCCCTCCTCAAAATTCACTGGCAACATCTCTTCCTGAGTAATAAACATATGCGCAAGGAAGGGAATGGAAAAACGATGCAATCTAAATAGCGAAGATGTCATTATTTCCTTACAGTGCCATTTACACATCCATTCATTATCACGAGACTTGTAAGGATGATAGaatggaaaagtaaataaagataGATTCTTCATTTCGCTTCGTGCAATGGTAACGGAAGTCACTTGGTCTTGGTTATCTTCATTTAATGGATGTACGATATTgatgagagagagataaaggaGGAGAGAGAGATTCTAGCATCTCAATTCAGCAAACAAGTTAATGAAAAGTGGAAAAAAATGGATTCTTTAACCACGTCTACTTGATACCACAATCACCTTTTTAATGATTCACAGCGTAACCATGGTAGTGTAtcaaaatgtacataaatttgTACATCAATTACTTTACAGTTACTCTAAGGCATACGTGCCATAACACAGACATCAGGTattagtttttttcttttcttttcatttttttatttttaacgaGGTGTTAATGCTGATATTGTACAGGTAGCGTGGTATCAATCTATCCAAAGATCGAGGGGCCCAAATTGGCTTGGATGGCGGGGGTGTTTCGTTGTTTATACCAGCATCGTGTTGTAAACAGTTATCTAGCTGCTTTCATGATGAAGATGTTTAATGTTGTTTTATTCATCGCAGTCTGTGAACTCAAACCCATACCCAAGGCCAGTTTACGACCTTTAATGGTTAAAGATCATAGAACTGGCTGTTTATAAAATTAGAAGTTCCTCCgccaactgaaaaaaaatgtattttgctcAGAGGTGCGTGTGTGCAGTTAAAACTTTGAGGAATACTCTGTAGAAGCGGAAAGCGGGTAAACTTTGCATGCCGGGATGTTTGGGAATATCAATATACGTCATGCTCATCAAGAGTTAAACGTTGTAACGTCGTTCGTGATGGCAGTGCCTTGCAGGGGGTGCAGGGGCAGCCCCCCagtaattttgacaaattttcacTAAAGTCACCCAAAGTGAgcacgaaatccttcaatttcactttagtAAAATGTTAAATGGTCCAATGCTTTGGAACAATCtcccatttcattttaaaaatagtaAGACGTAAAAACAATTCAAACGTCTGTATAGAAGACACCTCCTATTTACTTTACTCGATTGATTCAGAATTCACATACCCAATGTTTCCTTTctatcttctttcttttgttcttgcCCTCCTTTATTGTATATTATACATTGATGTCATTTGTGTTATTTTATCTTTGAATGTATACTTGCACTGGAAGGGGTTATTTTTAATAAGCCATCATTTGTGCTTTTTATGATCCCCCACTATGCTAGTATTGAGATGTATTGAACATCGTATTGATTTGTAAAGCTTTTTAAAGTGGAaatagattgaattgaatttaagcGCCCCCATGACAAGTTCAATCGCTTCGCTCCTTTGCATTCGAGTTTTAAAATTGTTTCGGATCTTGCCCACGAAAAAATTCTGCGGACAGTCAGGACGtcgtattttcattattttgattgccGACATATAATACCATCTAGACACGAATGGAAGACTTGTTGATTTCAAATACGGTGTCGAATACTGGCGCTGGTGCAAAGCTGCCAATGGTCCAACTGCAATGAATAATAGGgcgtgtgtgggtgggtgtgtgtatgtgtgtgtgagggtgtgtgtgtatttgagttttgtcagacgtgtatcaatcaaatatgattatttacgtctgggaccgacctttaacgtcaccatccgaaagacgtgaccagggcagcagggctcgaacctctgcatcaatttgtaacgtccccacagcttggattacaggcgcgcCCTTGTTTGGTATAGCTTGAAGAGTCTTCCGGTGTGTGCTTTCCAATATAAAAGCTTTTAAGCATTAGACTGCGGTAGTTTATCCATAAactattcatgaaaatttgaacaaactgCAATATTGTTTACTGTTTAGTTCACCATAACTAGCAACgttgccataaaaaaaaagacatgcaGAAGGAAACATAATTATAGGTGATTTCTTCAACAATGTTTTGAGCGTCTACTGATCTCAGTTCTCTGTGACGTCACAATCGATTCAGCTGTCTATTTCACATACAGATTATAGCGATAAGGATACGATTCATTCCAAATAGTTGCATCGTTCATGACGCTATAACGtcttataactgtttttttttcttaaaggacaagtccgccCCCCCGAAAAGttcattttgaataaaacaCAGAAATATCCAGCAAGCATCACATGgaaaactttatcaaaatcggatgtaaaacaagaaagctttgacatttttaatttcacaaaacaggtatatgcacatcctggtctgtatgcaaatgagggaaaagaTGGCATCTTCCTTTCACcatttcatatgatttttttaattttctcctcattgtcacgtgaaataaagttttattcatccctgaacatgtggaattaccttcgatttaacatttcatggttcagtcaagccCCGGAATCAAGTTAGTCctaattgtaaaatctgtaaaagaatgaaatattgcataattataacaataaaaaacaaagtaaatagtgagtgaaggacatcaccGACTTTCCcattgcatgtcactgagttgtgcatataactgttttgtgaatgtaagcataacttttaaatgtcatataactttcttatcttacatccgattcAGTGATGAATTCttcagcattatgtttgtttgattttttttgcattaattcaaatcagcattttgctatggtggacttgacctttaatgcaTACCACATCCGACAAAATATGTGAAAGGctttggcggcggaagccaaaaatttgagggggacgcaggaaacaaaattgacaagccaaaataaaaaataaaaaaaaggttttcacactAAATTTCAGGGAGGGACTACCAACAtctttttgacaagcaaaaaaaaaggtcatcaacaagaaatttggggggggggggggatcgtcccctacctcaaatttaggggggacacgtcctccccgcttccgccgcctatggtggGAGGTAATCTTACGGTCTGCACTAAATCAAATGGGTAGAGCTATACTGGAATatacaatttggtctaattagaccaaatgttaatgaatgaaaataaaacggaTATATAGACCAACTAGTTGTGAGACGAACTTGTCATATAGACGAATTAGcgattagatgaagtgatgattggaccaaatggttgttagacgaaatgttgatggacgaaagtccggagacttacccactgagccacaacacttCTACTTTTAGTCAACAGTAATCGAGTTTGACATGCCttgaacaactttttttttcttcccgaCACGGCCCAATTCGATATCCTAGGCCTACTGACATTTGTAAAAATAGCGTTTCAAGCTACTTTTTGTAAAGGTAGATTTACATATTTATTACAGATAAAGGCTAACAGTACGTCATATGACAAAACTAAATTATATCGTATATGGGACAAAAATATCTTCGTTCGTGTGTAAGAACGTGGCAGATATGACATTCTTACAGCGATCCCGCCGATCTGATTTGATACAATATGTTCAAACGCCGAGAAAAATGAGACACAGAAAAATAGATCTAGAAACATAACAATTTTAGTGAAATCCTGGCTGGAAGGtatttccaatttaaattttgataaaaataaatcacgTAAATCAAATAACTCACGTACTTCATCTTAGGTGCATTTCTCATATTCTCTTAATTTTGGTTCCTTTAAATAACCTCGGCCTACTTATCTTGGTGTTGGGAATGTTGCCCTAtgttacaaaacataattaccaCTATTCATGCTAAATATGACCTGGTTTTACAGAATATCCTCGTTCTGCTTGTCTTGATGTTAAAATTGTAAACTTaataagaaaattaaacaaaaacgaATCTTATGTGACTGAATTTGGTAAAAATTTATGATCAAGGCCCTTGGCAATGATAAATTGTCAAAAGAAATTGCATAACTCTCCCATGACgatgaaagatgaaaaaaagtTTAGAAATATCAAACTATTTTTACGCCGTTCATTCAAGTTTTATTCGGTTTTTAGTATCATGTTTatcttttatttaaaaagacAGGGTTGTTCCATTCGAGCAAATTGGCCTGCTTTGTGTCGACTGcccacaaacaaaaaatataatatacaggaaatacagataataaaaaatatttccataTAGGAAGTCATAAAGCAATATGAATCAAACATGGAAAGTGTACGTATTGTCTTATaggcgattgattttttttcttgacttaAGATTTAACCATTGACTAAATGACGTAAAAAGGTATTggatgttgaaaaaaaaacattacaacatCATCGCATTACAAGTAAGGAGGGAGAAATgaacataataaaaaatgattaatttgGATTTGTTACATTGCAAATTGTCTTAGGAgtgtttttgtttaattgttGTTGAAGAGAAGGGGATGCCTCTATATTATGAATATAAAGCTATATGGTCACTCGTCTCTGCGCTTCGCGTAAGGCTTCTtccataatttacatacacaaCGAATTATGCAGAATATCACCAATAGAACCATGGAAAACACTCCAGCAAGAAATGAAATCACATCCAACAGGTAATACTGATACCAGGATATGTCATTAACGGGTGACTTCATGTAGTCGCCTCCATGCTTAGTTACATGTTCTATCCAGAAGGCTGCTCGCTCTAATGGCCTTTGAGGGCGGTCGTGGTAAATAGAGGACAGTCGCAGCATAGCCAATTTGTATCTGCAAGTGGCAAAGTGACATAAACCAAAATATCTTATTAATTTAGAAATAGATTCTTATCCATTTGAATATCTGGATATAAGACTGGCCAAAGTACATGTTCATTTTGAGTAAATCCGGCAGAAAAACGAAACGATTTCGGCGTTAATCAAATGATCGAGGGATTGATCAGTTTTTCATTTATTGCGAGAAGAGCTCatgtaaaagaaataatgtCCCACATTTAACTCAATTCGGTCAAAAGATGGAATTGGGTCGTCATCATTAATATTGTTCTTTTCAATATATTACTGTCATTATGAACTAAAaataagatgataatgatgatgatgatatgatgatgataataataatactaataaataaatataataataacaataataatgataatgattataacaatatcaaaatatatcatcatcataaaacgAAACATGTAATAATCCAAATAATATGTTCTTCTTCCGAATGGTTGGAAATGAAGTTACATTTCTTGTTTTAATTGCATTCGAATGTCGCCCTTCGTGCAAGGACCCCAGGGCCCTGTCTAACAAAGAggtgcgattgatccgatcaatcgcaactatggaaggccagcaacgtcaacatcttgtatgcatgtttgttaaaaatatgttcaaattatgatgtatattcatgcatttattgttttcttgaaaattcactgtgttTCTATTTGGTTAGAAAAGACTTTGTGCAAATTCCCTGTAGAACAAATTATGATCGATCctggtggatttccatagttacaattgattggatcaatcgtaactctttgtaagacggggcccagattttCTCGTCACTTACTTTTTATCTTGAACGATGCTCTTAAGATGTCCTGTAAGCGACGCCGTGGTCATCTTGGTGAAGTCGACTGCAATGCCGATTTCACGGGCAACGATCCGGGCGGCGACATCGTTCTGATCACCGAAGAAGGGGACGACGATGATGGGTACTGCGTGGTAAAGGGCCTCATGAAGACCGTTGTTTCCACCCTGATATACAAAGGCCCGAGTCTTGTTATGACCTTTGAAGAAATGAAGCACATAGAAATGATTAATATGGCTTGATCTATACTGTCTATAGACCATTTCGTagtacttcatggacaattttggtcaaatgacatttcatttctttaattgTGATAGGCAggtttcaaagcaagatatcacgtaagcatgccttacatagcaagGATGAAGAAATctaatagaccaggtgactagaattcAGCACACCAAtaaacactctatgaaggtatttgttgcatttctactttgaatgcatattagagCATGTGCCAtgctgtacaatgtacttggccatctgtgaaataccagtcgttcgtggacgcatttttttttttttgtggatgtaaatgaaaaaacacaattcaaaagaatatatgaataatcaagacatcaaagttggtgctatCCAAATTTCAAACCatcatgtcactttagtacaaatgaccttcctctgatcatgcgcataATCTTCTGATCATTGTGCAGAGTGGAACAATGAACTGGCGTATTATTACGACAGTTTTTTTtagcaggtgggtgtttcataaagctgttcggaagttaagagcgactttaagaacgactgctGATCCCTCCTTGTGGtgaatggtatacaccaaaatgttcattgacgatggtttagcgcgtaagaaaggatcaccagtcgttctgaaagtcgctcttattacgaacagctttatgaaacgggcaccAGGGCTGGATCATTGTTTAGTACCAGACTCTAAAATAGATTTATGTAGAATAATCCGTAAATGGGTAGATgagtaaaatgaatgaataaaaaaaaataacgaacAATATGAAGCGATGAAAAAACGTATCTGTGAATAGATCAATGAACCAATGATTTATCATTTGAATGATTACTAATTAGATATCGATGCCTAGAATGGAGGATGGTTAAATCAATTATGAACatgataaatgtatgaataaatatttgaataatcgAATATTAAATGGATAGCTGAAATAGCACACTTATTAAACCAAcacgtgaataaataaataaatgactgTATTAATGACCAGGTAACGGAATGAAATAGTTGAAGAGTAAATTAATGATGTTCAATAAAGGAGAAGCCTGACtggaaatgaattttatttaaacagATGGAGATAGGAATGCTGATAAGTGCTTGAATCTATGAAAAAATGACGAATCATTTGATGGTAGAAAGTAATATGATAAATTGATAACATACCAAGAAGATCATTCTGAGGAAGCCATTCTAGGGTAAGAATATTCGATCTTTTCTTGACCGTGTCTGGCGGCGTCCCTCTGAACTGCCATATCACTTTCTGTGGTATTCTTGAAAACGCCTCTGCAAAGATTTCGACGAGTTCACGTTTCATGTGAGTCACGTAGGTTCCCAGAGAAAAGACAACGATGCCTGCATCACCCGAACTCTGCACAAAAGCTTCCAAATCCTATGAACAAGAAATAAGAATACAAATAACACACCTTTTTTTATGAAAGAGATGAAAAAAACGGACAATGCATATAAAGAACCCTGAAAAGATCATGGTTTTAATGGAAAAAACCTTTCTTTTTGCCGATGACGCATCAATTTAATACCTTCGAAATAAATTAAGCCTAAAAGTAatgttcttttgattttttagaTTTAAAGTTGATGAGATGGGCACAGCATGTTAATTTCTATGAAGGGTTTCGTTGTGTTTATTACATCGTTAAAAGACGAAACTCATATTAAAATACAGCAAACTTTCCTTGTTCAAAGCCAttctttatgaaaatataaaattttagcAGAAGTTTGATGAGACGAATCTCTTAATCATCAAGAGCATTAGTCTTAACATGTTAATCGGATACCAATTATGAATTTAAATATACTATACATACATAATAAAGTTTGGGTAAAAACTTAACCCAATATTGGATAAAAAGTGACCATGCTTGTTTGTAACGTGGAATATAACGAATGTAAATACGGTATCGTATTATGAAGATGAGTGCGGTGGactatacacagaattatattcGCTCTAAACAGtctaaaattgatataaaatcatgaaaGTACAAACTTACATTTCTAAGGGGCTTGGATGGCTTCGTGGACAGACCTCCAACAGGAATTATATTAGGCATGAGCGGAAGAGGTTCAAGAAAAGCAAAGTCGATGTTCGCAAGGAAAAGTTCAGCCCTGCCGTAGACCTGTTCCAATGTGTAAGGCAAGCCACGCTCGTGCATGAAGCTATTCAGAACGGAAGAAAATATAACGGAAGGGACGAAAACTTTACTGCAAAGAACATTAATGACCCTTTGGAAGAAGGTCATCTTGTAACTTGGAAATCCAATCTGGAAGGTGGTAATGGTTCCTGGATAAGATGGCGTACCGATGAGATTCCCAAACTCGGGATCCCAGGTGGTGGGTCCCAACATGGATACCTGGACATCCAACAGGGCCGCTAAGATGAACCCACAGGGGAAGAAATTATCTAGAAGGAAGAGGTCATAGTGTGTGTCATTGAGTCTTCGGACGAGCTCTGCGTCATCCAGAAGCGCTTCGCAGTCACTGCGTAAGCAGCCAGCAACATCAGGAGGCTCGGTGAGCAGCTTCCACAGCAGATGGCCAGAGTTGGCAGCATACGCTACCCACTGGTTGGTCTCTACGACCTCTTCAGGTGTGCGCTTCAGGTGAAGGACCTCGTAGTTGAAGAATTTAGAGTAGTGTGGGTCTTTGGTGTGGTGAAGATATGCATTGGTAACCAGGATTGTCACGTTATGACCTCGAGACACAAGGTGCTCCCCGATGATCAGACCAGCAAAGATATGACTTCCATCTATGGATCCACAGGAGAAGAGGATGTTGGCACATCTGATAGGACTTGACGAAAGTAGTACCAAGGCAAGGACAACGAAACCAAGGATCATCCTAGAATATGAGTAGGAACCTGAAACATAATCTTTAATAATATCCGAATGGATATTGAAAACTATAGATTGGTTCAAGTGGATCCAAAACCCGGACAGACCCACCTTGAGAAGAACATTATGTCTGACCAATCTGGAATTATATCAAGTTGTATAGGAGCTCGAGGAAAGGATCACATTGATGAAGTGATCGAAAAGCCTTTAAAGTTGTATGGTGATTCCGCTTCGAAATTACGCTCCTAAATACCCCTTCCCAAAGTTTTGACTTGAATATTCGGAGCATTGGGTGATTGGCTTGCTCTAAAAATCCGTGACTTCTGTTTTGTTGTGCTGCACGATGTTTAAAGACCTATTCAAGGCAGCTGCCGACTGATCCTCTTCATCAATGCGAACATAATTGTTCCACTAATGATCACAAAAGCATTCATCCTAAAAGAGGATTGATTTGTTAAGGTCCTCTTTTGATACGTGATCTTCATGCGGCCTTTAAAGGGTCTTAATGTCAATTCAATATGCCTTCATGGTCTTAAAAACACAATAGTTATCACAAATAATACAGTCTTGATTCATCAAATGTTCATCAATAGCTGTTCTTTCAAAGGTCTTGTTACACTCTGGATTCAGAAGTGTTCTTGAAACGATTATTCTCGGAGAAAGGTCTTTATTCAAGTTATTGATCGCTCGAATAAGGACGATACCTGAATAACAAGGGGCGGGTCTCCCAttaagaagaaaggaaaagtaCCTGTAttgttttggggggttttcacaTCGCAAAACGAAAACTTTGGAGTATGGGGTTAACGTAGTCTACTTAATTCTAGActctatatttcattttttaaaactaaattctGCTTTTACTGACTATAACGTTAAGCCGGCTGACAGAGCGATCCCGAAAACATTTTGGCCAAGTCTGGggaccgatttttttttttttttttttttttttttttttggggggggggggggagggggggggttgttcTGTTCTCGTCAACCAAATAGGCTGTAAAATTTTGGTGGGGCCAACAGGTTTGCGGGACTGGGCTGCCCCGTATACGTGTTGTCGATAAATGAAGAATTTCCTGGATCAAAGCAGATTTTCGCATTTTCCCAATAAACACATAGTTATTTCGTTATCCTTCACAACACATTTGATGTAGGTCAGAAACAAAATCTAGTTATGAATCTGAAAAGACATCCATTTGGGGGATTTaccaaaatctttatatcatcatgatcaaaataACCAAACCTATACACAATACTGATGTTaatcccattttcattttaagcTCATATCAAATCTCGGACGCATTATGGAAATGCGACCACAAAATTTAGTCCCCCAAATTTTGCCTATCGTAATACCTAACAATGGTCAGATCGTGTGATGTGCTCCAATCACCATTTTAATAAtctaatttatttgaatgatgattgaAAGCAAATTCAGCTGATTCGAAGACCTTACATTTATATGTTACGTGTATTATGTCGCAGTAATAAACCCGACAAAAAAATCCCTTGATGGAATATCATTGAAAAGAACGTAGTGAGGGGGCAGGCCCTTATACAACAAAACGGCAAAGGGACAAACAATACTTATATTGCATCTCTTTCTACTTATAAATACACAATCGAGTTTTTTGGagcataggccgatccaggggggccgagcGGCCCCCTACTggcgaagcaaaaaaaaatgaacaaaaggaggaaagaaagaaaaaaagaaaaagaaggggaaagaaaggaggaaaacaagaagaggaaaaataagaggaggaagacaaataaaaaaaaaggttaggggaagacttggaaaatgatttttaaaactttcatgtcactatattaaattttcgctcgcgcttcgcgctcgcattgcctgttcgatgaaatacatatcttgctcaataggctgttatgtagcttaaaatatcaagttttgaagtcaacatacaaaacatatttcagctcgaacATCGagctatcattattttgtttcatttaccaatttattttttaaaaagtgctctgtaaatgTCTGCTTTAAGGTgtgaatatcaatattttgcaGCTTGCgatgtgcgctcgcattatttgctttgccaagtaggcctaccaattgtctttgtgtattccataagattctcaaaatattccttttcaggtgtctgattgtaaaaaaatgaaggcctatgagctagcgctgtgcgctcaaTATTGGTGAGTTATGATTACCTATATATAAATTCTATAACAATCTTCTTAAAAATCCCGcatttatgacagtttataaaaacatttggctcgcgatttgcgctcgcattatttgttaaaaatatatcaacccatgaatcctattcatgattacaaaaatgcttaaaatattcagttttcaggcctcaatgtcatcaaattttacgcactcattaggcttattagaataatacatatgatcataatttttttatgaattcctaataactaaattgtccctttttcagaaaggaatatcgacaagtttcatatcgcgcttaggaagaggaataagaagatagtcatcattttcatatgatgacaaaatgtccttaggcctagaaTATCCTGATTCTAGgtcaaaatgatgataaaatatcaGCTTATCAGAGTACCATCCACATCCACCTCATAATTTCCCTACACAGTGATTTAAATAGTGGTTAAATCGAcccttttccccccttttcatttcggaatatcaaatattttcagctcgcgctacgcgctcgcattactgGTTTTAATCATGGttttcatgataataaaaaatgaaatgtattcatattctgtctaactctacacgcgcacgcatgtgtAATGAaatacgcagcttgatctttattcaaaatgtgctaaaattatctaGTTTCAGataagaatatcaaaaaatttctgctcgcgctttgcgctcgcattattaatgtaagaagataccaaattatacccattctttttcatgatttacaaaacatgagaagacagtcccgtttttaggtttgaaatctattttttattcctctcgcgcttcgcgctcgcattaattgatgGATTATATACCTATACCGTTCTTGATTACAACAAGTGCATTGAAcgtcaattttttaggtcggaatgtcaaaaattttcagctcgcgctttgcgctcgcattatttattcgctgaaatatgtatcgtcttaatggctaactacAAAACGTCATTAACAGGTCTCTTTTCGACAAGGCCAGAAcgcatattaaaaatttctgctcgcgcttcgcgctcgcagtagtTATCTAGTAACATACGCATCtcttcaggttcacaaacattgcccagaatgttcaattttcaggacaaaatacatga contains:
- the LOC129270754 gene encoding UDP-glucuronosyltransferase 2B18-like; this encodes MILGFVVLALVLLSSSPIRCANILFSCGSIDGSHIFAGLIIGEHLVSRGHNVTILVTNAYLHHTKDPHYSKFFNYEVLHLKRTPEEVVETNQWVAYAANSGHLLWKLLTEPPDVAGCLRSDCEALLDDAELVRRLNDTHYDLFLLDNFFPCGFILAALLDVQVSMLGPTTWDPEFGNLIGTPSYPGTITTFQIGFPSYKMTFFQRVINVLCSKVFVPSVIFSSVLNSFMHERGLPYTLEQVYGRAELFLANIDFAFLEPLPLMPNIIPVGGLSTKPSKPLRNDLEAFVQSSGDAGIVVFSLGTYVTHMKRELVEIFAEAFSRIPQKVIWQFRGTPPDTVKKRSNILTLEWLPQNDLLGHNKTRAFVYQGGNNGLHEALYHAVPIIVVPFFGDQNDVAARIVAREIGIAVDFTKMTTASLTGHLKSIVQDKKYKLAMLRLSSIYHDRPQRPLERAAFWIEHVTKHGGDYMKSPVNDISWYQYYLLDVISFLAGVFSMVLLVIFCIIRCVCKLWKKPYAKRRDE